A region of Corynebacterium glucuronolyticum DSM 44120 DNA encodes the following proteins:
- a CDS encoding mechanosensitive ion channel family protein: MWDKIQIIFNNWWSDPDTQMWLIQRPFKILLTIVIAFVGQWVVSWAIRKFSRYQKEKPLHSFLPVRSTKEAEIADYEAKARQERKQGRIDTLASVARSTAFIVIWAWAALEILRNLGVNVAPIIASAGVVGLAVGFGAQSLVKDFLAGIFMLMEDQYGVGDTIDVGEVVGDVEDVTLRLTTLRDIDGTVWFVRNGQIERVGNFSQGYALARIDFPIGLQNDFHTAREAIEEAAKAAVQAEDIKKMVLDEPSVQGIVSVKPDHANIRISVKTLPGRQWAVQRRIYAEIFPKIQEYGVTPPNPFLYKGSSD; this comes from the coding sequence ATGTGGGACAAGATACAAATTATTTTTAATAACTGGTGGAGTGACCCCGATACACAGATGTGGCTCATCCAGCGCCCCTTCAAGATCCTGCTCACGATTGTTATCGCGTTTGTGGGCCAGTGGGTTGTCAGCTGGGCGATTAGGAAGTTCAGCAGGTACCAGAAGGAGAAGCCGCTCCACAGTTTTCTCCCCGTGAGGAGCACCAAGGAGGCGGAGATCGCCGATTACGAGGCGAAGGCCCGCCAGGAGCGCAAGCAGGGGCGCATCGACACGCTTGCCTCCGTGGCCAGGTCGACGGCCTTCATCGTCATCTGGGCGTGGGCGGCGCTGGAGATCCTCCGCAACCTCGGAGTAAACGTTGCCCCCATCATTGCCTCCGCCGGTGTTGTCGGCTTGGCAGTCGGCTTTGGCGCCCAGTCCCTGGTGAAGGATTTCCTTGCCGGCATCTTCATGCTCATGGAGGACCAGTACGGTGTGGGCGACACCATCGACGTGGGTGAGGTCGTGGGCGACGTGGAGGATGTCACCTTGCGGCTGACCACGCTGCGGGATATCGACGGCACCGTGTGGTTCGTCCGCAACGGCCAGATTGAGCGCGTGGGCAACTTCTCCCAGGGCTACGCGCTGGCCCGCATCGATTTCCCCATCGGCCTGCAAAACGATTTCCACACCGCCCGCGAGGCCATCGAGGAGGCGGCCAAGGCCGCCGTCCAGGCCGAGGACATCAAGAAGATGGTGCTGGACGAGCCCTCTGTCCAAGGCATCGTGAGCGTCAAACCCGATCACGCGAACATCCGCATCTCCGTCAAGACCCTGCCCGGCCGCCAGTGGGCCGTGCAGCGGCGCATCTACGCGGAGATCTTCCCCAAGATCCAGGAGTACGGCGTCACCCCGCCGAACCCCTTCCTGTACAAGGGTAGCTCTGACTAG